A window of the Rickettsia felis URRWXCal2 genome harbors these coding sequences:
- the ftsW gene encoding Cell division protein FtsW, whose product MTKRAYNMNNEISNNFIKLWWRSTDRQIIISLIILFAFSLMLVTTSGSAVASRIGLEESYFASRQIFYLAAASGLILLFSCLNKKWLRRFAIVGFIASIVLLIAVKFFGYEVKGAVRWINILGLSIQPSEFIKPFFAVVTGWILSLKFNDDFPSFTICVILYSIVAILLIIQPDFGMLVMITAVFGIQLFIAGMPIFWIVLAGFLGMIGVTIAYFWLPHVTQRINSFLDPDSSENYQVSKSLKAFEHGGLYGRGPGEGAVKQVLPDSHTDFIFAVAGEEFGAIICLIVIGIFAFIVLRSLIKLLNETDKFVQFAASGIIAQLGLQAIINMGVTLHLLPTKGMTLPFISYGGSSTLAIAIATGMLLGFTRHRTPLNSYKIRNIEI is encoded by the coding sequence ATGACGAAAAGGGCATATAATATGAATAACGAAATATCTAATAATTTTATAAAATTATGGTGGCGGAGTACCGATAGGCAAATAATAATTTCTTTAATTATCTTATTTGCTTTTAGTTTAATGCTGGTTACTACCTCAGGTTCAGCAGTAGCAAGTAGAATAGGGCTTGAGGAAAGTTATTTTGCATCTAGACAAATATTTTATTTAGCTGCCGCTTCAGGGCTTATATTATTATTTTCATGTCTTAATAAAAAATGGTTAAGGCGTTTTGCAATAGTTGGGTTTATTGCTAGTATAGTTTTATTAATAGCAGTTAAATTTTTTGGTTATGAAGTAAAAGGGGCAGTGCGATGGATTAATATTTTAGGCCTATCTATTCAGCCTTCGGAATTTATCAAACCGTTTTTTGCAGTCGTTACGGGCTGGATATTATCGCTAAAATTTAATGATGATTTTCCAAGTTTTACGATTTGTGTAATACTTTATTCTATTGTTGCTATTCTCTTAATTATTCAGCCGGATTTTGGAATGCTTGTAATGATTACGGCAGTTTTCGGTATTCAGCTGTTTATTGCGGGTATGCCGATATTTTGGATTGTTCTAGCCGGTTTTTTAGGAATGATAGGAGTAACTATCGCTTATTTTTGGTTACCGCACGTCACGCAAAGAATTAATTCATTTTTAGATCCCGATAGTAGCGAGAATTATCAAGTTAGTAAGTCTCTTAAGGCTTTTGAGCATGGCGGGTTATATGGACGAGGTCCAGGGGAGGGAGCAGTAAAGCAGGTACTACCCGATTCGCATACGGATTTTATTTTTGCTGTAGCAGGTGAGGAATTTGGTGCTATTATTTGCCTTATTGTTATAGGTATATTTGCTTTTATAGTATTAAGAAGTCTTATTAAGTTATTAAACGAAACAGATAAATTTGTACAATTCGCTGCTAGTGGTATAATTGCACAATTAGGGCTTCAGGCAATAATTAATATGGGTGTGACCTTGCATTTACTTCCTACTAAAGGTATGACATTACCGTTTATTAGTTACGGTGGTTCTTCAACGCTTGCAATAGCTATCGCTACCGGTATGCTTCTTGGCTTTACAAGACACCGAACTCCTTTAAATTCGTACAAAATTCGTAATATTGAAATATGA
- the murD gene encoding UDP-N-acetylmuramoylalanine--D-glutamate ligase: MNSHTKQKIGVFGLGKTGISVYEELQGKCDVIVYDDLKANRDIFEELYTNNSIAALSDSRWQNLDKIVLSPGIPLTHKIAGIAKNFNIPIISDIDLLFEKSKNLNFIAVTGTNGKSTTTALISHILNSNGLDYPVAGNIGVPALQAKASKDGYILELSSFQLDLVKTFTAKIAVLLNITPDHLDRHQDMTGYIAAKSKIFDRMDKDSYAAINIDNYYCREIFMLLQQEQRIKLIPFSVTKILKNGISVVGDKINDNDISYKLPFNKNLQGTHNCENIAASYAVAKIIGVESKKILESISSFQSLPHRMQYIGSINNIGFYNDSKATNAISAVQSIKALDNIYWLAGGIPKEGGIEEIKPYFSKIKKAYFYGQAKEIFAKTAKNIVDFVICDNLEQAFDLAYKDAVGDNAEVKNILLAPSCSSYDQFKNFEERGELFMKLSKRHCEEITK, translated from the coding sequence ATGAATTCTCATACAAAACAAAAAATAGGTGTTTTTGGGCTTGGTAAAACCGGTATATCGGTTTATGAAGAGCTGCAAGGTAAATGTGACGTAATTGTTTATGATGATTTAAAAGCAAATAGAGATATATTTGAAGAATTATATACCAACAACTCAATTGCTGCTTTATCTGATTCAAGATGGCAAAATTTAGATAAAATTGTCTTAAGCCCTGGAATTCCTTTAACGCATAAGATAGCAGGTATTGCAAAAAATTTTAATATTCCAATCATTTCTGATATAGATTTATTATTTGAAAAATCAAAAAATTTAAACTTTATTGCCGTAACCGGTACAAACGGTAAAAGTACTACTACTGCTTTAATAAGCCATATCTTAAATAGTAACGGTTTAGACTATCCGGTTGCCGGTAATATTGGAGTTCCTGCTTTGCAAGCTAAAGCAAGTAAGGATGGATATATACTTGAATTGTCTTCTTTTCAGCTAGATCTAGTAAAAACCTTTACAGCTAAAATAGCAGTACTTCTTAATATCACTCCCGACCATCTAGATAGACATCAAGACATGACCGGTTATATTGCAGCAAAATCTAAGATTTTTGATCGAATGGATAAAGATAGTTATGCAGCAATTAATATTGATAATTATTATTGCCGTGAAATTTTTATGCTATTACAGCAAGAGCAGCGTATAAAACTAATTCCTTTTTCGGTTACTAAAATTCTTAAAAACGGCATTTCGGTAGTTGGTGATAAAATTAACGATAATGATATAAGTTATAAATTGCCGTTTAATAAAAATTTGCAAGGAACTCATAATTGCGAGAATATAGCTGCAAGCTATGCAGTAGCCAAAATAATAGGAGTAGAGTCTAAAAAAATACTTGAGTCTATAAGTAGTTTTCAAAGTTTACCTCATAGAATGCAATATATCGGTAGTATAAATAATATAGGTTTTTATAATGATAGTAAAGCAACAAATGCCATATCTGCCGTGCAATCAATTAAAGCACTAGATAATATTTACTGGCTTGCGGGAGGAATCCCTAAAGAGGGTGGTATTGAGGAAATAAAGCCTTATTTTAGTAAAATTAAGAAAGCTTATTTTTATGGTCAAGCTAAAGAAATATTTGCAAAAACTGCTAAGAATATAGTAGATTTTGTAATATGCGATAATCTTGAGCAGGCTTTTGATCTGGCTTATAAGGATGCAGTAGGTGATAACGCGGAGGTAAAAAATATCTTGTTAGCACCTAGTTGTAGCTCATATGATCAGTTTAAAAATTTTGAAGAGCGTGGCGAGTTGTTTATGAAGTTATCCAAACGTCATTGCGAGGAAATTACAAAGTAA
- a CDS encoding RND family efflux transporter, which translates to MGISEIFIKRPVLATLFMATILLFGAFGYKLLPVSVLPDIDFPTIQVSVSLPGADPTTMASSVALPLEKQFSTISDIDSMSSVNSNGTTQITLQFNLDRDIDAAAQDVQAAISSAAKQLPNDLPTPPSYRKVNPADAPIFYLSLTSDTLPLYTVDYYAETIMAERLSMLPGVAQVQVYGSQQYAVRVQVDPVKMAANNIGLDQVSNIISSANINLPTGALYGKDLYSSIRVPGQLQNAKEYNDLILTYKNGNPLFLKNIGKAIDSVANNKIAAWYRDKPGVILAIQKQPDTNTIEIVDSIKEVLPLLRRQIPKGVNINIMFDRSISLSENR; encoded by the coding sequence TTGGGTATTTCAGAAATATTTATTAAGCGTCCGGTTCTTGCTACTTTATTTATGGCAACTATTTTACTGTTTGGAGCATTCGGCTATAAGCTATTACCGGTAAGCGTTTTACCTGATATCGATTTCCCGACTATTCAGGTTTCAGTAAGCTTGCCTGGAGCTGACCCGACTACTATGGCATCTTCGGTTGCATTACCGCTTGAAAAGCAATTCTCGACAATATCCGATATTGATTCGATGAGTTCGGTTAATAGTAACGGCACTACTCAAATTACTTTGCAATTTAATTTAGACCGAGATATAGATGCCGCAGCACAAGACGTACAAGCAGCTATTTCATCCGCCGCTAAACAATTACCGAACGACTTACCTACCCCGCCCTCATATCGTAAAGTAAATCCTGCCGACGCACCTATATTTTATTTATCTTTAACCTCTGATACTCTACCCTTATATACCGTTGACTATTACGCTGAAACAATTATGGCTGAGCGTTTATCAATGTTACCGGGCGTTGCACAGGTACAAGTTTACGGCTCACAGCAATATGCAGTGCGTGTGCAGGTTGACCCTGTTAAAATGGCAGCAAATAATATAGGGCTTGACCAAGTATCAAATATTATCAGCTCTGCCAACATTAATTTACCGACCGGAGCTTTATACGGCAAAGATCTCTACTCAAGCATTAGAGTCCCCGGGCAGTTACAAAATGCTAAAGAATATAACGATTTAATACTAACTTATAAAAACGGTAATCCGCTTTTTCTTAAAAATATAGGTAAAGCCATCGATAGCGTAGCTAACAATAAAATAGCCGCTTGGTATAGGGATAAGCCGGGGGTAATACTTGCTATTCAGAAACAACCGGATACTAATACTATTGAAATAGTCGACTCTATAAAAGAAGTATTGCCGTTACTCCGCAGACAAATCCCTAAGGGTGTTAATATTAATATCATGTTTGATAGGTCAATTTCTCTATCAGAGAATCGGTAA
- the mfp gene encoding Membrane-fusion protein component of the RND family transporter, whose protein sequence is MLKTIIDFLHNAANKEEFVGDTERSTAAYTLVREDASTGSTHKLPLEASYARRLMRNLILITLLVLAVILVVWVIKHHHKSNKQIIIAAPVEVTKVIKKDVPYVIELAGAAETYQSADIRPQVTGQILSVNFDDGQEVKAGDLLYEIDSRPFQNQLQQAQANLLSDTYNLENAIKEEARYRALYQEKAVLEEQYLQMLTNMNMLKASVERDKAIIADANLQIEYSKIVAPFDGKLSESNVDIGDLVSPDFASLVTINTISPIYVSFSVPEEYLDRINKSQKSNDLALTVRTVNDQEIKDGEIVFVDNAIDPNSGTIKVKATLLNNDEILWPGQFVRVSLTIYIEKAALIVPSKAMQTNDQGPYVFVVNKDNKAVVKNIDIVFSNDDFIVIKSGIDEGETVITNGQLRLSNGTEVSVREE, encoded by the coding sequence ATGCTTAAAACAATAATAGACTTCTTGCATAACGCAGCTAATAAGGAGGAATTTGTAGGAGACACGGAACGCAGCACCGCAGCGTACACTTTAGTACGTGAGGATGCGAGTACCGGATCGACGCACAAATTACCCTTAGAAGCAAGTTATGCAAGGAGGCTAATGCGGAATTTGATATTGATTACATTACTAGTACTAGCGGTAATATTAGTGGTTTGGGTAATAAAGCATCATCATAAAAGTAATAAACAAATAATAATAGCAGCTCCGGTTGAGGTAACAAAAGTTATCAAAAAAGACGTACCTTATGTGATAGAACTTGCAGGAGCGGCTGAAACTTACCAAAGTGCCGATATTAGACCTCAAGTTACAGGACAAATATTAAGTGTAAATTTTGATGATGGACAAGAAGTAAAAGCAGGTGATTTATTATATGAAATCGATTCTCGTCCGTTTCAAAATCAATTACAACAAGCACAAGCAAATTTACTAAGTGATACTTATAACCTCGAAAATGCTATAAAAGAAGAAGCAAGATATCGTGCTTTATATCAAGAAAAAGCCGTTTTGGAAGAGCAATATTTACAGATGCTAACTAATATGAATATGCTTAAAGCCTCTGTTGAGCGAGATAAAGCAATTATTGCAGATGCTAATTTACAAATCGAGTATTCAAAAATAGTAGCTCCTTTTGACGGTAAACTTAGTGAGAGTAATGTAGATATAGGTGATTTAGTGTCGCCGGATTTTGCGAGTTTAGTAACTATAAATACTATCTCACCTATTTATGTCAGTTTCTCCGTACCTGAAGAATATCTAGATCGTATTAATAAATCTCAAAAATCTAATGACTTAGCTTTGACGGTTAGAACTGTAAACGACCAAGAAATTAAAGACGGTGAAATCGTTTTTGTCGACAATGCAATTGACCCAAATAGCGGCACTATCAAAGTCAAAGCAACACTGCTTAATAATGATGAAATATTATGGCCTGGGCAGTTCGTACGTGTATCTTTAACAATTTACATCGAAAAAGCTGCTCTAATAGTTCCGTCTAAGGCAATGCAAACTAACGATCAAGGTCCTTATGTATTTGTTGTTAATAAAGATAATAAAGCCGTGGTTAAGAATATAGATATAGTTTTTTCTAATGATGATTTTATTGTTATTAAAAGCGGTATAGATGAGGGAGAAACAGTGATAACCAATGGGCAGCTACGATTATCTAACGGAACAGAGGTGAGCGTTAGGGAGGAGTAA
- the murG gene encoding UDP-N-acetylglucosamine--N-acetylmuramyl-(pentapeptide) pyrophosphoryl-undecaprenol N-acetylglucosamine transferase, whose protein sequence is MKKIILVAGGTGGHFFPAVALGEELIKRGYEVHFITDLRCQKYINQNMGLIFHILDLKRSDNIFLFLPNLSIAILKAIKLLYNIRSSVIIGFGGYPVIAPMFAAIFLRVPIIIYEQNSYLGKVNKFFASFAKKIAISYEDVKNLPEFVKSKIVVTGGIVRENIRNVCHSRESGNDIKRSKDNIFTVFIFGGSQGAKLFSELIPASIQILMQKQPNLKLNIIQQAALDDQVKIKDIYSKLNINYEFAEFFDNMALKYKEADLVISRAGASTIEELTYIGLPAIFIPLPSAADNHQYYNAKLLADKKAGWCLEQNSISAEELADKILDLINNPKILEDTSQNLLKRRKEGHVLLSDLIERVI, encoded by the coding sequence ATGAAAAAAATAATTTTAGTAGCAGGTGGTACGGGCGGGCATTTTTTCCCGGCTGTTGCTCTTGGAGAAGAATTAATCAAGCGTGGATATGAAGTTCATTTTATTACTGATTTAAGATGCCAAAAATATATAAATCAGAATATGGGGTTAATTTTTCATATCTTAGATTTAAAACGCTCAGATAATATTTTTTTATTTTTACCAAACTTATCAATTGCGATCTTAAAAGCTATTAAATTATTATATAATATCAGGTCTTCAGTTATTATAGGATTTGGCGGTTATCCTGTTATAGCTCCAATGTTTGCAGCAATTTTTTTAAGAGTACCGATTATAATTTATGAACAGAATTCTTACCTTGGAAAAGTTAATAAATTTTTTGCAAGCTTTGCTAAAAAGATAGCTATTTCTTATGAAGACGTAAAAAATTTACCAGAATTTGTAAAAAGTAAAATAGTAGTTACCGGTGGGATAGTTAGGGAGAATATTAGAAATGTATGTCATTCCCGCGAAAGCGGGAATGACATAAAGAGAAGCAAAGATAATATCTTTACCGTATTCATCTTTGGCGGTAGTCAAGGAGCTAAGCTATTTTCAGAGCTGATACCTGCAAGTATTCAAATTTTAATGCAAAAACAGCCAAATCTTAAATTAAATATAATCCAGCAAGCAGCATTAGATGATCAAGTAAAAATAAAAGATATATACTCGAAATTAAACATTAATTATGAATTTGCCGAATTCTTTGATAATATGGCATTAAAATATAAAGAAGCTGATTTAGTGATTTCAAGAGCAGGAGCATCTACTATAGAAGAATTGACCTATATAGGGTTGCCGGCAATTTTTATCCCGCTGCCTAGTGCTGCGGATAATCATCAATATTACAATGCAAAATTGCTTGCAGATAAAAAAGCAGGATGGTGTTTAGAGCAGAATAGCATTTCTGCCGAGGAATTAGCAGATAAAATACTCGATTTGATAAATAATCCTAAGATATTAGAGGATACTTCACAAAATTTATTAAAAAGAAGAAAAGAAGGGCATGTGTTATTAAGTGATTTAATAGAAAGAGTGATTTAG
- the nlpD2 gene encoding Membrane proteins related to metalloendopeptidases yields the protein MNDTALSYDFNDILPSSFISARLRKILTSSSLLLFIALVVFVSFAVNNYVNDTLSITLVQPDSNEEETISFKEVVVKKGDTIKSILIEQHIPKNEIEKIVSLIKEGKLSSALKIGQQITFEYETKITENKDEDLTSEVTFLNKIVIIIDKLKTIEVIREGDNFKVAEIIVPLTKKVAKSSVSIESNFMSALKKLGLSNNSIIELINAYAYQIDFQRQIKSGDTATVITEKYVTEDGKFSHHGKILYVSLNLSGKEYNIYRYSHDNKANNQVFFSEDGKSVKRSLLKTPLKVIKVSSHYGNRKHPILGYTKMHKGVDFAAPTGTPIYSAGNGVITEIGWKSGYGKFIQVKHSGTLSTAYAHASNFAKNLKVGSIVKQGQVIAYVGSTGRATGPHLHYEVKIDGKHVNPMSVKTTPGVELNGKNLEKFKQFKKEIKTLNVKLDKELQVEKAAEVSL from the coding sequence ATGAATGATACCGCACTATCTTATGATTTTAATGACATATTACCATCATCTTTTATTAGTGCACGTCTCAGGAAAATTCTCACCTCTTCCTCCTTATTATTATTTATAGCATTAGTTGTTTTTGTCTCTTTTGCCGTTAATAATTATGTTAACGACACTTTATCCATAACTTTAGTACAACCTGATAGTAATGAAGAAGAAACAATTTCATTTAAAGAAGTAGTAGTAAAAAAAGGCGATACTATAAAGTCAATTTTGATAGAACAACATATTCCTAAAAATGAAATAGAAAAAATTGTAAGTTTAATAAAAGAGGGAAAATTATCTTCTGCTCTTAAAATAGGACAGCAAATTACTTTTGAATATGAAACAAAAATTACCGAAAACAAAGATGAAGATTTAACTTCAGAGGTAACATTCTTAAATAAAATCGTTATAATTATCGATAAGCTAAAAACTATTGAAGTAATTAGAGAAGGTGATAATTTCAAAGTTGCAGAAATTATAGTGCCTTTAACTAAGAAAGTTGCTAAATCATCGGTAAGTATTGAATCAAATTTTATGTCAGCCCTTAAAAAACTGGGTTTATCGAATAATAGTATAATAGAGCTGATTAATGCTTATGCTTATCAAATCGATTTTCAGCGTCAAATAAAAAGCGGCGATACTGCAACCGTAATAACGGAAAAATACGTAACGGAAGACGGTAAATTTTCTCATCACGGTAAAATCCTTTATGTTTCATTAAATCTTTCAGGAAAGGAATATAATATATATCGCTATTCGCATGATAATAAGGCAAATAATCAGGTGTTTTTTTCCGAAGACGGTAAGAGCGTAAAGAGAAGCTTACTTAAAACTCCGTTAAAGGTTATAAAAGTTTCTTCGCATTACGGTAATAGAAAACATCCGATACTCGGTTATACTAAAATGCATAAAGGAGTTGATTTTGCAGCTCCAACCGGTACGCCTATATATTCCGCAGGAAACGGAGTTATAACGGAGATAGGTTGGAAGTCGGGTTATGGAAAATTTATTCAGGTAAAACATAGTGGTACGCTATCTACTGCTTATGCTCATGCTTCAAATTTTGCAAAAAATTTAAAAGTAGGAAGCATAGTAAAACAGGGGCAGGTTATAGCATATGTCGGGAGTACCGGCAGAGCTACAGGTCCACATTTGCATTATGAAGTTAAAATTGACGGCAAACATGTTAATCCTATGTCGGTTAAAACAACACCGGGTGTAGAATTAAACGGAAAAAATTTAGAGAAATTTAAACAATTTAAAAAAGAAATAAAAACTTTAAATGTTAAGCTTGATAAGGAATTGCAAGTAGAGAAGGCAGCTGAGGTTTCTTTATAG
- a CDS encoding RND family efflux transporter — MLDSDTGQILVFTEAAQTISFDAMVKEQQQVSDVLLKNPNIDSFFSAVGVSGRNSAVNQGTIFISLKPRNQRIGADEVIDQLRSKLNHLVGLRVYIQNVPTITIGGQATKSQYQYTMQGLDQDELFSFTPKLKDKLARLPGFTDVTSDLQIAQPQTLVQIDRYKAAKLGISVEQIQNILYAAYGAEQISTLYTPTAQYDVILELDPKYQTDSSMLSLVNINSANGNLVPLTTLAKIVNNVGPLSISHFGQLPSVTVSFNLQDGYSISDAVPKVNQAIKGLQMPATITGSFQGTAQAFQSSFSDLGLLLGLAVIVIYIILGMLYESFVHPITILSGLPTAIFGALLTLLIFNSELDMYGFVGLIMLIGIVKKNAIMIIDFALELERTDNKSSHEAIYEACIIRFRPIMMTTLAALMGAMPIALGVGTTGAERRSLGLAVVGGLLTSQLLTLYITPIIFLYLEAAKRWLKNSNYKAEIRSYLELNWKD, encoded by the coding sequence ATGCTTGATTCCGATACGGGACAAATCTTAGTTTTTACTGAAGCAGCCCAAACTATTTCCTTTGATGCGATGGTCAAAGAACAACAGCAAGTAAGCGATGTATTACTTAAAAATCCTAATATAGATTCATTCTTTTCGGCAGTCGGTGTTTCAGGTAGAAATTCTGCCGTCAATCAGGGTACAATCTTTATTAGCTTAAAACCAAGAAATCAACGAATTGGGGCAGACGAGGTAATTGACCAGCTACGCTCAAAACTAAATCATTTAGTAGGTTTAAGGGTATATATCCAGAACGTACCAACCATTACGATTGGCGGACAGGCAACCAAAAGCCAATATCAATATACTATGCAAGGACTCGATCAAGATGAGCTATTTAGCTTTACACCGAAATTAAAGGACAAACTCGCACGACTGCCGGGTTTTACTGACGTAACTTCAGACTTACAAATAGCACAGCCACAAACCTTAGTGCAGATTGATAGATATAAGGCTGCAAAACTCGGTATATCGGTAGAGCAAATACAGAATATCTTATATGCGGCTTACGGTGCTGAGCAGATTTCAACATTATATACCCCAACAGCTCAATATGACGTTATTTTAGAGCTAGACCCTAAATATCAAACAGATTCATCAATGTTATCTTTAGTCAATATTAACTCTGCAAACGGCAATTTAGTACCGTTAACGACGCTTGCTAAAATCGTTAATAATGTCGGTCCTCTTAGTATTTCACATTTCGGGCAATTACCTTCGGTTACAGTATCATTTAACCTACAAGACGGGTATTCAATTAGTGATGCCGTTCCAAAAGTTAATCAAGCAATAAAAGGCCTACAAATGCCGGCTACGATTACGGGAAGCTTCCAAGGAACGGCTCAAGCATTTCAGTCGTCTTTTTCCGATCTTGGTTTATTGCTTGGGCTTGCCGTTATAGTCATTTACATTATCCTTGGCATGTTATATGAAAGCTTCGTACACCCGATAACCATACTTTCGGGACTACCTACTGCTATATTCGGAGCATTACTTACATTGCTAATATTTAATAGCGAGCTTGATATGTACGGATTTGTCGGGCTTATTATGCTAATCGGTATCGTTAAGAAAAACGCTATTATGATAATCGATTTTGCTCTAGAACTTGAGAGAACCGACAATAAATCTTCGCATGAAGCAATCTATGAAGCATGTATAATAAGATTCAGACCGATTATGATGACTACCTTAGCGGCTCTAATGGGAGCTATGCCTATTGCTCTTGGAGTCGGAACAACGGGAGCAGAGAGAAGATCGTTAGGACTTGCCGTAGTTGGCGGCCTACTCACATCACAATTACTTACTCTTTATATTACACCGATAATTTTCCTATATTTAGAAGCAGCTAAGAGATGGTTAAAAAATAGCAATTACAAAGCTGAAATTAGAAGCTATCTGGAATTAAATTGGAAAGATTAA
- a CDS encoding RND family efflux transporter, translating into MLLALILVVIAIFLFLHNLRSVIIPTIALPLSIVGTFAFMYLFGFSIDNMSLMALTLAMGFVVDDAIVVLENITRHMEKGEGKIAACINGTKEIGFTIVSMTLSLMAVFIPILFMSGILGKLLHELAVVITTAILLSGVISITVTPMLCNVFLKDRHCEERSDEAISGHQTEIATASLTPRNDESLLTEKAFEYVKQKYSSSLKTVVEHSKTTMLILLSQRLIYLGKSVKVLCLIPIRDKS; encoded by the coding sequence ATGTTACTTGCTTTAATACTTGTAGTGATTGCTATATTTCTCTTTCTGCATAATTTACGATCCGTGATTATTCCAACTATTGCCCTCCCCTTATCTATTGTCGGTACTTTTGCCTTTATGTACTTATTCGGCTTTAGCATCGATAATATGTCTTTAATGGCTCTAACGCTTGCGATGGGTTTCGTGGTAGACGATGCAATAGTAGTGCTTGAAAACATCACACGACATATGGAAAAAGGTGAAGGTAAAATAGCGGCATGTATCAACGGTACTAAAGAAATAGGATTTACTATCGTCTCAATGACTTTATCCCTAATGGCAGTATTCATTCCGATATTATTTATGAGCGGAATTTTAGGGAAATTACTGCACGAACTTGCCGTTGTTATTACTACCGCTATTTTACTTTCGGGAGTTATTTCGATAACAGTAACTCCAATGCTATGTAATGTGTTTTTAAAAGACCGTCATTGCGAGGAACGTAGTGACGAAGCAATCTCAGGACACCAAACCGAGATTGCCACGGCGTCTTTGACGCCTCGCAATGACGAATCATTATTAACAGAAAAAGCCTTTGAATATGTTAAACAAAAATATAGTAGCAGCTTAAAAACGGTAGTAGAGCATTCAAAAACTACTATGCTTATATTATTATCGCAACGGCTTATTTATTTGGGAAAGTCTGTAAAGGTTTTATGCTTGATTCCGATACGGGACAAATCTTAG
- the lspA gene encoding Lipoprotein signal peptidase, translated as MLQSRAKVLRLLRRNLQFLLAMTIKPIHAKNNIRAIIHKTSMFLLLKKLYITFARSSRIIITLVIIDQLSKWWFIDDLRWKPGLMLKVTSFLNMVYTWNYGISFGLMREYYQYSNAIFLITNTLIVCYLYYLMIRSKTIGSFAGYSFVIGGAVGNLIDRFFRGAVFDFIHFHYQNYSFPVFNLADCFITIGVIILIEDYYSTKKVIEEKAKGNYDNAQIEAMAEKIRNAGHNGDDIVN; from the coding sequence TTGTTGCAATCTCGTGCCAAAGTCCTGAGATTGCTTCGTCGAAACTTGCAGTTTCTTCTCGCAATGACGATAAAACCGATCCACGCAAAAAATAACATAAGAGCCATCATTCACAAAACATCTATGTTCCTACTCCTAAAAAAACTATATATAACATTTGCTCGTAGTAGTCGTATAATAATAACCTTAGTGATTATTGATCAGTTAAGTAAATGGTGGTTTATTGATGATTTAAGATGGAAGCCGGGCTTAATGCTTAAGGTTACTTCTTTCTTAAATATGGTTTATACTTGGAATTACGGTATTAGTTTTGGTCTAATGCGTGAATATTATCAATATAGCAATGCTATTTTTTTAATAACTAACACGCTTATTGTCTGTTATTTATATTATCTGATGATACGTTCAAAAACAATAGGGAGTTTTGCAGGTTATAGCTTTGTAATCGGCGGAGCTGTTGGTAATCTAATTGATAGATTTTTTAGAGGAGCAGTTTTTGACTTCATCCATTTTCATTATCAGAATTATAGCTTCCCCGTATTTAATTTAGCTGATTGCTTTATTACAATAGGAGTAATTATCTTAATAGAAGATTATTATAGTACTAAAAAAGTTATTGAAGAAAAGGCTAAAGGGAATTATGATAATGCTCAAATTGAAGCTATGGCTGAAAAAATTCGTAATGCCGGTCATAACGGGGACGATATAGTGAATTAA